A window of the Egibacter rhizosphaerae genome harbors these coding sequences:
- a CDS encoding RidA family protein, translating into MAVHPDERLRELGISLPEPPAPAAAYVPTRIHQGWVQVSGQIAAAGGELVLSGRLGAELDRESVQPAARQCAINLLAQLRAAAEGDLGRVTLLRVGVYVACDPSFNEQHLVANGVSELLGDVLGDAGSHARAAVGVAALPLGSPVEADALAVLD; encoded by the coding sequence GTGGCCGTGCATCCCGACGAACGCCTGCGCGAGCTCGGCATCTCGTTGCCGGAGCCGCCCGCTCCGGCCGCAGCCTACGTCCCGACCCGAATCCACCAAGGGTGGGTGCAGGTCTCCGGGCAGATCGCCGCGGCGGGCGGGGAACTCGTCCTCTCCGGACGCCTGGGCGCCGAGCTCGACCGTGAATCCGTCCAGCCTGCCGCGCGCCAGTGCGCGATCAACCTCCTCGCCCAGCTCCGAGCCGCCGCGGAGGGCGACCTCGGACGGGTCACCCTCCTGCGGGTCGGCGTCTACGTCGCCTGCGACCCGAGCTTCAACGAGCAGCACCTCGTCGCGAACGGGGTGTCGGAGTTGCTCGGCGACGTGCTCGGCGACGCCGGTAGCCACGCACGCGCCGCGGTGGGTGTCGCCGCGTTGCCGCTCGGCTCGCCCGTGGAGGCCGACGCGCTCGCTGTGCTCGACTGA
- a CDS encoding WhiB family transcriptional regulator, whose translation MARSRSPQPDLAQATERDWQDYAACREVDADVFFPPVDVEPTADRLAREAAAKEVCAGCPVRLECLHWALSVGEPHGVWGGHTESERRQLVLQRRTAS comes from the coding sequence TTGGCTCGCTCGAGATCACCACAACCCGACCTTGCGCAGGCGACCGAGCGTGATTGGCAGGACTACGCGGCCTGTCGCGAGGTCGACGCGGACGTGTTCTTCCCGCCGGTCGACGTGGAACCGACGGCGGACCGTCTGGCCCGTGAGGCCGCCGCGAAGGAGGTCTGCGCGGGGTGCCCCGTGCGGCTCGAGTGCTTGCACTGGGCATTGTCGGTCGGTGAGCCCCACGGGGTGTGGGGCGGTCACACGGAATCCGAGCGCCGGCAGCTGGTGCTGCAGCGGCGGACCGCAAGCTAG
- a CDS encoding NfeD family protein, translating to MRFSLVRAGACRTGTPARASRNGGPASPPPIATDAFRSARRALGAAALVAGLLLALWPSIAAAESDSGEGGSQVEVVQVEGPLDGRIVGQIEDALERAREADAQVLVLELDSPGALRTDALALAERIDASEVPVVAWIGPAGAEATGGVAVVAQSAHVLAMSPASVLGGAGAVDLADADRDAVPEPDPDEAERVADVLGDYADDRGRDPDLARDMVTGGAVVALGPGEPTDVDPDALPWAVDPDAATMGSDAELLDAGALDVAAGELPDVLAAVDGAEVMTAGGERTIAIDPGGAEVRFDNLGVWDAILHGVTDPTLAYLLVVGGLLAILFEVFQPGMGVPGIAGAGLLAAGAWGLWVLPVAWWALLLLLIGLALLAVDLAIGGFGLVTAGGTAALALGSWQLFSGPPPLQPVGWAVALVVVFCVVFFVAIMTGVLRAQGQQALAGAEDAVGDTGVVRSMLNPEGHVFVDGKLWRARAPEDVGKVPTGTSVRVTGLDHERQALAVEPAEREPAGDP from the coding sequence TGCGCTTTTCGCTCGTCCGGGCGGGTGCGTGCCGCACCGGTACCCCCGCCCGAGCCTCCCGCAACGGAGGTCCCGCCTCACCCCCTCCCATCGCGACGGACGCGTTCCGCTCGGCGCGGCGGGCACTCGGTGCTGCGGCACTGGTGGCGGGTCTCCTGCTCGCGTTGTGGCCGAGCATCGCTGCTGCCGAGTCCGACTCCGGGGAGGGCGGCTCGCAGGTGGAGGTCGTTCAGGTCGAGGGGCCTCTGGACGGCCGAATCGTCGGGCAGATCGAGGACGCGCTCGAGCGGGCCCGGGAGGCCGACGCCCAGGTGCTGGTCCTGGAGCTCGACAGCCCCGGGGCACTGCGCACGGACGCACTGGCGCTCGCCGAGCGCATCGACGCGAGCGAGGTGCCGGTCGTCGCCTGGATCGGCCCCGCGGGGGCCGAGGCGACCGGGGGCGTCGCGGTCGTCGCCCAGTCGGCCCACGTGCTGGCCATGTCCCCGGCCTCGGTGCTCGGCGGCGCGGGCGCCGTCGACCTCGCCGACGCCGACCGGGATGCCGTCCCCGAGCCCGACCCCGACGAGGCCGAGCGCGTGGCGGACGTGCTCGGTGACTACGCCGACGATCGTGGTCGGGACCCCGACCTCGCACGGGACATGGTCACCGGTGGTGCCGTCGTGGCGCTCGGGCCCGGCGAGCCGACCGATGTCGACCCGGACGCGCTGCCGTGGGCGGTCGACCCCGACGCGGCGACGATGGGATCCGATGCGGAGCTCCTGGACGCCGGCGCGCTCGATGTCGCTGCGGGCGAGCTGCCGGACGTGCTCGCGGCGGTCGACGGCGCCGAGGTCATGACCGCGGGGGGCGAGCGGACCATCGCGATCGATCCGGGTGGCGCGGAGGTGCGCTTCGACAACCTCGGGGTCTGGGACGCGATCCTGCACGGGGTCACCGACCCCACGCTGGCCTACCTGCTGGTGGTCGGCGGTTTGCTCGCGATCCTCTTCGAGGTCTTCCAGCCCGGCATGGGCGTCCCGGGCATCGCTGGCGCCGGGCTGCTCGCGGCCGGGGCATGGGGTCTGTGGGTCCTCCCCGTCGCGTGGTGGGCGCTGCTGCTCCTGTTGATCGGGCTCGCGCTCCTGGCGGTGGACCTGGCGATCGGCGGGTTCGGGCTCGTCACCGCCGGTGGCACCGCGGCGCTGGCCCTCGGCTCCTGGCAGTTGTTCAGCGGCCCGCCGCCGCTGCAGCCCGTTGGCTGGGCGGTCGCGCTGGTGGTCGTCTTCTGCGTGGTGTTCTTCGTCGCGATCATGACGGGGGTGCTGCGGGCACAGGGGCAACAAGCGCTCGCCGGGGCGGAGGACGCCGTCGGCGACACCGGTGTCGTGCGCTCGATGCTGAACCCCGAGGGCCACGTGTTCGTGGACGGCAAGCTCTGGCGGGCGCGGGCACCCGAGGACGTCGGCAAGGTGCCGACCGGTACGAGCGTTCGGGTGACCGGCCTGGATCACGAGCGGCAGGCCCTGGCCGTCGAACCCGCCGAGCGCGAGCCCGCCGGGGACCCCTGA